Proteins found in one Mytilus edulis chromosome 2, xbMytEdul2.2, whole genome shotgun sequence genomic segment:
- the LOC139511432 gene encoding organic cation transporter protein-like isoform X1, which produces MEYDAIVNKIGGFGKYQKMIIVLLSIAPIFNALTTFAMNFTFGEHEHRCQTPHDLEGNESLHTQIYFDNTSEVVSDHGYNATECSIMINGSETKCSSWVYDQSVFVETIISKFDVVCDKKFYRAHFLMSHYLGLLVGSIFTGFLSDTFGRKPLLGFGIALLLISTAVRPLIPSLDVVTIFEFFNGFGSVIYYIVPYVLATEMVGPDHRVFVSFCVYFSFCFGNYILLLLAFFFRNWEHLMWAIGVPIGGYIIVLLFFISESPRWLLSQGKKKEAIAILQKIAKTNGENINLSSEDITIHKEKNASIFNFMKALMKSKMLCMRLCIVALNWFALSLTYYGISMNVAKFDGNIYVNFGISSTVETVACFFCLLGPDRFGRKVFFCSSMVIGGLTCFCTIFPSLYASESLSWLTITLAMGGKFFTTIAFFFAYLITAELFPTVLRASALGLCSMSGRIGSITSAYIGELDSVFSTQFGKALPLIIFGAVGLVAGLLAAFALPETVKTLLPESIKDAKTLNNNLTHEVEQVQELDSLKETT; this is translated from the exons ATGTCAAACGCCCCATGATCTGGAAGGAAATGAATCTCTACACACACAAATATACTTTGATAATACATCTGAAGTAGTTTCTGATCACGGGTATAATGCGACAGAATGTTCAATAATGATAAATGGATCTGAAACCAAATGCAGTAGCTGGGTATATGACCAAAGTGTATTTGTAGAAACCATCATATCTAAG TTTGATGTTGTGTGTGATAAAAAGTTTTACCGAGCACATTTTTTAATGAGTCACTATCTTGGTCTCCTTGTTGGATCAATATTCACTGGTTTTCTGTCGGACAC GTTTGGTCGTAAACctttacttggttttggaatTGCTCTTTTACTAATATCAACGGCTGTAAGACCTCTGATTCCTAGCTTAGACGTAGTGACGATCTTTGAGTTTTTCAACGGTTTTGGGAGTGTTATTTACTACATTGTTCCTTATGTTCTAG ctacAGAGATGGTAGGGCCGGATCACAGAGTTTTTGTATCGTTCTGTGTGTATTTCTCGTTCTGTTTTGGCAACTACATTTTGCTTTTATTAGCATTCTTCTTCCGGAATTGGGAACATCTAATGTGGGCCATTGGTGTTCCTATTGGTGGATACATTATTGTGTTGTTGTT ttttatatcTGAATCACCTCGTTGGCTGTTGAGTCAAGGAAAGAAGAAAGAAGCAATTGCAATTCTGCAAAAGATTGCCAAGACAAATGGAGAAAATATAAATCTCTCATCAGAAGATATAACTATCCACAAGGAGAAAAATGCATCAATTTTCAACTTTATGAAAGCATTAATGAAATCGAAGATGTTATGCATGCGACTGTGCATAGTAGCACTGAACTG GTTTGCACTCAGTTTGACATATTATGGAATATCAATGAATGTAGCAAAATTTGATGGAAACATTTACGTCAATTTTGGAATATCTAGTACAGTGGAAACAGTTGCCTGTTTCTTCTGTTTACTAGGTCCAGACCGATTTGGGCGGAAAGTGTTTTTCTGTTCATCAATGGTTATTGGTGGTCTGACATGTTTCTGCACTATTTTCCCGTCTCTTTATGCTTCTGAAT CtcttagttggttgaccattacTTTAGCAATGGGCGGAAAATTCTTTACAACCATTGCCTTCTTCTTTGCATATCTGATAACGGCTGAATTATTTCCAACTGTATTGAGAGCATCAGCGCTTGGTTTATGCAGCATGTCAGGTCGAATAGGATCAATTACCTCAGCATACATAGGAGAATTG GACTCAGTTTTTTCAACACAGTTCGGTAAAGCTTTACCATTGATTATATTCGGAGCCGTAGGACTGGTTGCGGGACTTCTTGCTGCTTTCGCCTTACCAGAAACGGTCAAAACGCTGCTCCCAGAGTCAATAAAAGACGCAAAAACTCTTAATAa taatctAACACACGAAGTAGAACAGGTGCAGGAACTGGATTCTTTAAAAGAAACAACATAA
- the LOC139511432 gene encoding organic cation transporter protein-like isoform X2, with translation MEYDAIVNKIGGFGKYQKMIIVLLSIAPIFNALTTFAMNFTFGEHEHRCQTPHDLEGNESLHTQIYFDNTSEVVSDHGYNATECSIMINGSETKCSSWVYDQSVFVETIISKFDVVCDKKFYRAHFLMSHYLGLLVGSIFTGFLSDTFGRKPLLGFGIALLLISTAVRPLIPSLDVVTIFEFFNGFGSVIYYIVPYVLATEMVGPDHRVFVSFCVYFSFCFGNYILLLLAFFFRNWEHLMWAIGVPIGGYIIVLFFISESPRWLLSQGKKKEAIAILQKIAKTNGENINLSSEDITIHKEKNASIFNFMKALMKSKMLCMRLCIVALNWFALSLTYYGISMNVAKFDGNIYVNFGISSTVETVACFFCLLGPDRFGRKVFFCSSMVIGGLTCFCTIFPSLYASESLSWLTITLAMGGKFFTTIAFFFAYLITAELFPTVLRASALGLCSMSGRIGSITSAYIGELDSVFSTQFGKALPLIIFGAVGLVAGLLAAFALPETVKTLLPESIKDAKTLNNNLTHEVEQVQELDSLKETT, from the exons ATGTCAAACGCCCCATGATCTGGAAGGAAATGAATCTCTACACACACAAATATACTTTGATAATACATCTGAAGTAGTTTCTGATCACGGGTATAATGCGACAGAATGTTCAATAATGATAAATGGATCTGAAACCAAATGCAGTAGCTGGGTATATGACCAAAGTGTATTTGTAGAAACCATCATATCTAAG TTTGATGTTGTGTGTGATAAAAAGTTTTACCGAGCACATTTTTTAATGAGTCACTATCTTGGTCTCCTTGTTGGATCAATATTCACTGGTTTTCTGTCGGACAC GTTTGGTCGTAAACctttacttggttttggaatTGCTCTTTTACTAATATCAACGGCTGTAAGACCTCTGATTCCTAGCTTAGACGTAGTGACGATCTTTGAGTTTTTCAACGGTTTTGGGAGTGTTATTTACTACATTGTTCCTTATGTTCTAG ctacAGAGATGGTAGGGCCGGATCACAGAGTTTTTGTATCGTTCTGTGTGTATTTCTCGTTCTGTTTTGGCAACTACATTTTGCTTTTATTAGCATTCTTCTTCCGGAATTGGGAACATCTAATGTGGGCCATTGGTGTTCCTATTGGTGGATACATTATTGTGTTGTT ttttatatcTGAATCACCTCGTTGGCTGTTGAGTCAAGGAAAGAAGAAAGAAGCAATTGCAATTCTGCAAAAGATTGCCAAGACAAATGGAGAAAATATAAATCTCTCATCAGAAGATATAACTATCCACAAGGAGAAAAATGCATCAATTTTCAACTTTATGAAAGCATTAATGAAATCGAAGATGTTATGCATGCGACTGTGCATAGTAGCACTGAACTG GTTTGCACTCAGTTTGACATATTATGGAATATCAATGAATGTAGCAAAATTTGATGGAAACATTTACGTCAATTTTGGAATATCTAGTACAGTGGAAACAGTTGCCTGTTTCTTCTGTTTACTAGGTCCAGACCGATTTGGGCGGAAAGTGTTTTTCTGTTCATCAATGGTTATTGGTGGTCTGACATGTTTCTGCACTATTTTCCCGTCTCTTTATGCTTCTGAAT CtcttagttggttgaccattacTTTAGCAATGGGCGGAAAATTCTTTACAACCATTGCCTTCTTCTTTGCATATCTGATAACGGCTGAATTATTTCCAACTGTATTGAGAGCATCAGCGCTTGGTTTATGCAGCATGTCAGGTCGAATAGGATCAATTACCTCAGCATACATAGGAGAATTG GACTCAGTTTTTTCAACACAGTTCGGTAAAGCTTTACCATTGATTATATTCGGAGCCGTAGGACTGGTTGCGGGACTTCTTGCTGCTTTCGCCTTACCAGAAACGGTCAAAACGCTGCTCCCAGAGTCAATAAAAGACGCAAAAACTCTTAATAa taatctAACACACGAAGTAGAACAGGTGCAGGAACTGGATTCTTTAAAAGAAACAACATAA
- the LOC139511432 gene encoding organic cation transporter protein-like isoform X3: MEYDAIVNKIGGFGKYQKMIIVLLSIAPIFNALTTFAMNFTFGEHEHRCQTPHDLEGNESLHTQIYFDNTSEVVSDHGYNATECSIMINGSETKCSSWVYDQSVFVETIISKFDVVCDKKFYRAHFLMSHYLGLLVGSIFTGFLSDTFGRKPLLGFGIALLLISTAVRPLIPSLDVVTIFEFFNGFGSVIYYIVPYVLATELVGPKHRLLASFCVYFTFCIGFYILLLLAFFIRNWEHLMFTISILIGGYIITLFFISESPRWLLSQGKKKEAIAILQKIAKTNGENINLSSEDITIHKEKNASIFNFMKALMKSKMLCMRLCIVALNWFALSLTYYGISMNVAKFDGNIYVNFGISSTVETVACFFCLLGPDRFGRKVFFCSSMVIGGLTCFCTIFPSLYASESLSWLTITLAMGGKFFTTIAFFFAYLITAELFPTVLRASALGLCSMSGRIGSITSAYIGELDSVFSTQFGKALPLIIFGAVGLVAGLLAAFALPETVKTLLPESIKDAKTLNNNLTHEVEQVQELDSLKETT; encoded by the exons ATGTCAAACGCCCCATGATCTGGAAGGAAATGAATCTCTACACACACAAATATACTTTGATAATACATCTGAAGTAGTTTCTGATCACGGGTATAATGCGACAGAATGTTCAATAATGATAAATGGATCTGAAACCAAATGCAGTAGCTGGGTATATGACCAAAGTGTATTTGTAGAAACCATCATATCTAAG TTTGATGTTGTGTGTGATAAAAAGTTTTACCGAGCACATTTTTTAATGAGTCACTATCTTGGTCTCCTTGTTGGATCAATATTCACTGGTTTTCTGTCGGACAC GTTTGGTCGTAAACctttacttggttttggaatTGCTCTTTTACTAATATCAACGGCTGTAAGACCTCTGATTCCTAGCTTAGACGTAGTGACGATCTTTGAGTTTTTCAACGGTTTTGGGAGTGTTATTTACTACATTGTTCCTTATGTTCTAG CAACAGAGCTCGTTGGGCCTAAACACAGACTTTTAGCCTCGTTCTGTgtgtattttacattttgtattggCTTCTACATTTTACTTTTATTGGCATTTTTCATCCGCAATTGGGAACATTTAATGTTTACCATCAGTATACTTATTGGTGGATACATTATAACTTTGTT ttttatatcTGAATCACCTCGTTGGCTGTTGAGTCAAGGAAAGAAGAAAGAAGCAATTGCAATTCTGCAAAAGATTGCCAAGACAAATGGAGAAAATATAAATCTCTCATCAGAAGATATAACTATCCACAAGGAGAAAAATGCATCAATTTTCAACTTTATGAAAGCATTAATGAAATCGAAGATGTTATGCATGCGACTGTGCATAGTAGCACTGAACTG GTTTGCACTCAGTTTGACATATTATGGAATATCAATGAATGTAGCAAAATTTGATGGAAACATTTACGTCAATTTTGGAATATCTAGTACAGTGGAAACAGTTGCCTGTTTCTTCTGTTTACTAGGTCCAGACCGATTTGGGCGGAAAGTGTTTTTCTGTTCATCAATGGTTATTGGTGGTCTGACATGTTTCTGCACTATTTTCCCGTCTCTTTATGCTTCTGAAT CtcttagttggttgaccattacTTTAGCAATGGGCGGAAAATTCTTTACAACCATTGCCTTCTTCTTTGCATATCTGATAACGGCTGAATTATTTCCAACTGTATTGAGAGCATCAGCGCTTGGTTTATGCAGCATGTCAGGTCGAATAGGATCAATTACCTCAGCATACATAGGAGAATTG GACTCAGTTTTTTCAACACAGTTCGGTAAAGCTTTACCATTGATTATATTCGGAGCCGTAGGACTGGTTGCGGGACTTCTTGCTGCTTTCGCCTTACCAGAAACGGTCAAAACGCTGCTCCCAGAGTCAATAAAAGACGCAAAAACTCTTAATAa taatctAACACACGAAGTAGAACAGGTGCAGGAACTGGATTCTTTAAAAGAAACAACATAA